The segment GGCTGTAAAACCCGGCGGGCATTTGTTTATCAACAGTTCGCTGATAGATTCAAAGAGCAGCCGTACGGACATCACAGTACATTATATACCGGCAAACGAAATCGCCGATAAACTTGGCAATTTAAAAGCCGCTAACATGGTTATGCTAGGTGCTTTAGTAAGTGCTACTGATGTAGTTGACAAAAAGGATTTAATAGATGCACTTAAAGAAAAAATGGGGGAGAAAAAACTGCATTTGATACCTTTAAATGAAAAGGCGATGGAAGCAGGAGCCCAAAAAATTACAAAATAAATACAAAAAATGCCTTAACAGCAAGCTTGCTGGCAAGGCATTTTTTAATGGCAGATAAAAGGTATTAGCTATAATCTAATACCTATTTTGTAGATTTTTTTTCATTTAATGAGGTGTTCCAGAGCTTATCCGCCGTTATAGCCCATTTTCTTGAAACAAACTCTGTTTTCTTTATTAGATCGTCTACGTTTTCTTTATCGAGAGGCTGTGTTGAATATGCATTGCAGGCATGCACCATCTCGCATAGTTTGTACGGGTTATCGAGCAGAGGGCATGGGCGAAGCATATTGCTGTTAAATGGCTGATTTTTGCGGTATTGTGCAAACAACGGGTTTTTTAGAGCTTCTGTAAGTGATATGTCGTTTATATTACACGTAGCATAGTGGATAAAAGCACATGGTTCTACGTCGCCGTTCGCATTGATATGAAAATACTTTCTGCCACCCGCTATACAACCTCCTACATACTCTCCGTCGTTCCAAAAATCCATTAGCCAGATAGGTTTTTTTGTGCGCTGTTCACGCACGTTATAATACATGTCTTTGCGCTGTTCGTCTGAAGCCAATAGTTCTGTTACTGCATCTTTGCCAAGAGGTATATAGGTAAATAGCCAGCCGTATAAACAACCTTTTTCGATCATGAAATCTATAAATTCGTCTGATCCTACTGTATCCACGTTTTTGGAGTGATAGCATGCCGAAAAGCCAAATGGTATTCCCTGGCCTTTTAAAAGGTCCATTGCACGTATAATTTTTTGGTACGTTCCTTTGCCTCTGCGAAAATCAGTATCTTCTTCAAATCCCTCAATGCTTATAGCCAGCGTAAAGTTGCCTACTCGCTTTAAATCTTCTACGAATTTCTCATCTATTAGCGTTGCGTTTGTAAAAGAAACGAAAACACAGTCGTTGTGTTTTTCTGCAAGACGTATAAGTTCATCTTTTCTGACAAGCGGTTCCCCGCCGGAGAATAAATACATATATGTTCCCAGGCTCTTGCCTTCAGTTATGATTTCATCCATTTTCTCAAAAGACAGGTTTTGCTTATTGTCATATTCTGCCGCCCAACACCCCGTACACTTTAAATTGCACGCAGTTGTTGGGTCCATTAGTATGGCCCATGGGACAGTTGCACCGATTTCTTCGGACTTGGCATCTATTAATGGCATGCCCTTGATGCCGCAGTTAATGAAATAGTTGCACAAAACGTTTTTTTGGACATTTGGGTTAAGTTCTGTTAGAAAACGCCGTATTAGTTGACCGTAGCTGCTATTTTGGTCGTTAAAATATCCGCGGAAAGTTCTTACGGTATCTTCCCAGAGCGTACCTTTTGTAAGCTTTAAACCCCAATCTAATAGCTTTGGAAAATTCTCTATAGGATTTTTCTCAAGATATTTTACAGCTTCTTTTACTGCAACGGATTCGAAGCGTTGCTTCAAACCGCTTAAACTTTGCATAAATGGTCATCTCCTTTGGTATAAAAAATATTTCATTTCTTCATAAACGCTATGCTATGAAGAGATAAAGTATGCTTCTTTAATCCAAGTATTTTTTCTATGGCATCTTCAAAAACGCTGACTTTTTTAGTAAGCTTCTCGATCAAGTTAATTTCTTGTTCGCTAATAAGCATATTTCGCGCAATTTTTTCCTGCATATTAAATCCCATATCCATAATGATTTCACTGACTTCACTAGGGCTTGAGACGTTAAAACAACCTTCTTCAATGCCTTGCTTTATAATGTCTGCCAGCATTTTTGTGAGTATGAGCTTAAAATGCGTAATGATTCTTATGCGGTAAAGCGTATTGTCTATATGATAAAGCGCCTTTAAATAATCTTTAAAAGCGATGCTTTTAACTGCACTGTTATTAAAAATGTAATTGTAAACCAACTGGAACTTTTCTATGGCAGAGCCAGTAAAATTTTTAATCAGGGATTTAAGGGCAACTGCTTTGCTTTCTACGTCTGTTTCTGCAATTTTTAAAAGTGCATTTTCTTTAGAGGTAAAATAAAGGTAAAAAGTACCCTTGGCAACCTGCGCTCTTTGTGTAATTTCGCGTATACTCGTTTTATAAAACCCTTTTTCATTGAAAAGTGCCCGTGCTGCATCGATGATACGTGTTTCTTTATCATATATATACAAAAATATATCCCCCTAATATGCATTATTTGGAAGAAAATGACCAACGGTCATTTTTTATGTATTATAAACTTATGTCTAAGATTTGTCAAATTTTATGTAGAAAATTGTCGGCTTTTATTAAATAAAATAAGGCCACCCGATACCGGGTAGCCTTTATTATAGTATAGATTATTTTACCAACGGCCGCCGCCTCCGCCGCCGAAGCCGCCTCCTCCAAAGCCGCCTCCGCTGAAACCTCCGCCGAAGCCTCCAAAGCCGCCGCTGCCGCGTGCAGCATTACCGCCGACGGATGCTGCCCTTAGAGCAGATGCCCTGGCAAAGGAGTTGTTTATGTAAGTAAAGAGCAGAATATTTCTGAACATTAGCGCATCTCCTGTATACCAGCCTGGGTTAGCAGGTACGTTTCCTATGGCATCGAACTGTTTAGCCCACTTGTCGCTGACGCCCATTACATAGGCATATGGGAGAACGTGATAGAAATATTCCGGATTTTCTTTAACCAGCATTTCCAAACGGTCTTTTTCTGCAAGTTCTATAAAGTTCTTAAAACCAAGTATCTGGCCATACCATCGGTTGCCTTTTTCAGTTCGTTTACGCGCTATGCTTGTAAAGGACATTATTATTATTGTTGAAATAACTGCAACGATACCTGGCAGTAAGGATTTTATAAACATATATGATATTAATACCGTTAAAACAGATGTTATTAATAAGAATACCGAGCTTACAATAAAAGACCAAATAAACTTAGAACGCTTTTCAGAGCGGTATTTAAGCAAATTCTTTGTTAGAGTAAGCGCAGGCATAACCAGCAACATACATGCTATTACAGTGAATATAAGAGGCGGGGTGTCGCCGGATGACAGATAAGACAAAAACATAGTTGCCATTATCGGTATTACAGTTAAAAATCCTAAGAAGCTCTGTACTTTTAATGAAGCAGAGGTGAAGATACGGTCCTTATTGTCGAACCTTATTTTTGCGAGGGACTTGGCTTTAGTAAACGCAACAGCCAATTGCTCTCTTGGTTTATTAAGCGATGCCTCGTCTTTCGAGCCGAAAAGCCCTTTAAAGAGTTCTACTTCATATGCGTTTGATGAAGGTGGAAGCTCTCCGAGTTTGTATAAGATCATACCGGCTGCAAGGTTTTCTTCTATCCGAATGTATCCTTTATCCGCCCAGTATATTATTAAGGCAGATATGTCTTTTGTATCTACGTCTCCATCTATGATATACCCCACATCAGTTGGAGTAAGGTTATCCGGGGCATAGAATTCTACAGGGCGTACAGGCTTTTTGTCCCGCCCGAATATCAAGAACAGCATTATTGCCAAACCTGCAATAGCTATGCTTATTATCATAGAAATCACACCGTAGTTAGGGGGTACGCGTTCACCGGTAAAGTACCCTTCTTCTAACGGGAGGTATACGGTTAAAGCCATTCCCGGGGAAAGCGGGGATGTTATACTACCATAAAGCCTCATTCCTTCGGAAGTTATAGTAGCGCCTTCACCTGAAACAGAGCTCGTTCCGGTGTAGACCTGTGCATAAGAAGCATCGAAAGCTTTAGGAAAAGTTATATCAAACGATGCGGATAAAATCTCCGCATCCCAATATGAACCGATAATGTTAAAGTAAAACATATCGAATTCATCGATCATATCATCTCCTAAGTCATAGGTATAAGAGATTATATACGTCTCTTCTGTATCTGCGTATACATCCGGGTCACCTAGCTGAAGGACATAATAATCTCCGGATGAGGAAGTAGATACAGGGCAGTTTACAGTTACATTTGAAATCTCTGGATGGTAGGTTATATTTTTCTCACCCGTATCAAAGTCCAAAACAGTTGGGATTTCACGGTAGATACCGTGGCTTGGTTCGTAAAAATGAACCGTTATTTCTTCTGTTATCAAAAGCACATTGTTGCTTTGAACTGTTATGCTGGTATCATAACTTTGTATATCGTATCCTGAATAAGCTTTTGAAACTGTCAAATTGGTGAAAAGACAGATCACAAATACACTAAGCACAGCAAAGACAGTGAATAAACGAAGTTTTTTCATGTTTTACCTCTTAAAATTCTACCTTTACGTTTTCTCTCTGTTCATCTGGTATATCAAACAACGGTTTTTTCTCAAAGTGGAACATTCCAGCTATAATAGAGCTTGGGAAAACTTCGCGTTTAATATTATAGTCTTTAACTATTGCATTATAATATTTTCTTGAAGAGGCTATTTCGCCTTCAAGAGAACTAAGCGTACGCTGAAGATCCATAAAATTCATATTTGCTTTTAGGTCCGGATATTGCTCGACTACTACGTTAAACAAAGTCCTAAGCGCTGAAGTCAGCTGGTTTTCACCTTCAAGACGTTCAGCAACAGTCTTTGCATTGGCTGTTATATTTCTGGCCTGAACTATTTTTTCTAAAGTATCTTTTTCATGCGCAGCATAGCCTTTGACCGTCTGAACCAGGTTCGGTATTAAATCAAAACGCTTTTTTAAGTAAACGTCCATCGTAGAAAAAGCTTCTTCAACTGAGTTTCTTTTTCTAATAAAGCTGTTGTAACTAGATATAGCCCAAATAACGATAAATAATATGATTGCGGCTATAACTATTAAAACTATAGTTCCTGTACCCATGATATTTGTCCTCCTAATTATCTATTACATAAATATTATGTTGAATTGAATTTAATTTATTAAATTTCAAAGGGAAATAATTTTATATAAATTAATAGGGCACTTTTGTTACGGATTTATGCCGCATCTTAAAAGCACCCTAGAAAATTTAAAGGTTTAACGGAACAAGAGTTCAGCTACTTGGTATAAATCTTTATCTACTAATTTTCTCTCTGTAACTGCCTTGTCTAGATCGGCAACAACAATATCTGTAGATGAAAGCGCAACCATGTTTCCATACTGCTTATTGGCTACGAGTTCACCGGCTTTTGCGCCTAAACGCAGGCTTAAAACGCGGTCGAAAGCAGATGGGGAACCGCCTCTTTGCAGGTGGCCCAAAACCACATAACGGGATTCGATTCCGGTTCTCTCTTCAAGAACTTTTGCAAGGGTCTTGCCTATTTCCTGCTCTGGAAGGCAAGCGTTGCCAAAAGCATCTTTTACAGTTGCTTCTACGGTATATCCTTTTAATTTAAAGCCCTCGGCAACTGCAATGACAGTTGAACGATGGCCAGAGGCTTTTCTTTCAAGAACGATTTTTTCAATTTCTTCAATGGATTTTGGGAATTCCGGTATTAATATTATGTTAGCGTCTCCGGCGATACCACCCTGAACAGCTATCCATCCGGTATGCCTTCCCATAATCTCTACGACCATAATACGTGCATGCGAATCTGCTGTAGTTCTTAAGCGGTCTATAGCTTCCATAACTATATTAGCAGAAGTATCAAATCCAAAAGTATAGTCTGTACAGCTTAAATCGTTATCTATTGTCTTTGGAACGCCGACCATAGGCATACCTAATTTTGTAAGTTGGTTAGCTACGCCAAGAGTGTCATCTCCGCCAATAGCTACGATACCTTCAAGCCCTAAACGCTTCATGGATTCGCGTACTTTTTCCGGGCCGTTTTCTATTTTCATGACATTAGTCCTAGATGATCCTAAAATTGTGCCACCTTTTACCTGCAGACCTTCAACGTCTTTTAAAGTAAGGGGAAAAGCATCTCCCTCTATAGCACCTTTCCATCCGTTTCTTAAACCCATAACTTCGATTCCGGCGCGGGAACAAGTTTCAACTACTCCGCGGATAACTGCATTTAATCCGGGACAATCTCCGCCGCCTGTTAAAATACCTATTTTTCTCAAAATTATACCTCCCTTGGTATTTGTTATAAAATGTATACATAAAAAGTATATAACAAAGTTAATTATATTGCAATTCTGGCAAAAAAATTTTTTGGATCGACTTAAATATAAAAAGTAAACGGTTGCCAAAAATTATTTTTACTAATATAATTTACTTTAGTATGAATTTGTTTAATTTTTAAATCAGGAGAGGATTTTTTTGAAAATATATAACACCTTAACAAAGGAAAAAGAGGAACTTGTTCCAAATAAACCGGGTGAAATATCTATTTACGCCTGCGGGCCTACTGTATATAACTTTTTTCATATAGGAAATGCACGCCCGTTTATAATTTTTGACACTTTAAGGCGGTATCTTGAGTTCTGCGGATATAAAGTAACATTTGTTCAGAATTTTACAGATGTAGATGATAAAATGATAAACCGCGCGCGTGAAGAAGGCGTTTCCATAAAGGAACTCGGCGAAAAGTATATAAAAGAATATTTTAAAGATGCAAAGGGCCTTAACATTTTACCGGCAGACGTTCATCCAAAGGCCACGGAACATATAGGAGATATAATAAAATTTATATCCGGGCTTATTGAAAAAGGCATGGCTTATGAAGTAGATGGTGATGTTTACTTTAGAGTCTCTAAGTTTAAAGAATATGGGAAGCTCTCAGGGCAGAGCCTAGACGAACTGATGATGGGAGCCAGGATAGACGTAGATAAGGCAAAGGAAAACCCAATGGACTTTGCGCTGTGGAAGAAGAAAAAGCAGCCGGATGAGATAGCATGGAAAAGCCCTTGGGGAGAGGGCCGCCCTGGCTGGCATATAGAATGCAGTGCAATGAGCATGAAATATTTAGGCGAGACGTTTGATATACACGGAGGCGGGCAGGACCTTATTTTCCCGCATCATGAAAATGAAATAGCGCAAAGCGAAGGGCTGACAGGCAAGCCTTACGTTAAGTACTGGATGCACAACGGATATATAAACATAGATAACAAGAAAATGTCTAAATCCGAAAATAATTTTTTTACGGTAAGGGACATTTCAAAGGAGTTCGATCTAATTACAGTTAGGTTCTTTATGCTAAGTGCACATTACAGAAGCCCTGTCAATTTCTCTAAAGATATGATAACTAATGCAAAGACAGCTCTTTTAAGGATAGAAAACTGCCGGGAAAATTTAGAACATATAATTAAGAACGGCGATGATAAAAAACTGGATATAAAAGATGTACTTAAAAAATATGTATCGAGTTTTAAAGAAGCTATGGACGATGATTTAAATACAGCAGAAGCAATAGGCCAGATATTTGAGATGGTTAAAGAACTAAATCTTATTTTTGCCGAGAGTTCAAGTGCGCCTGCCGCTAAAGAAGCGATTGAAACGCTGGATAAACTGCTAGACGTCCTTGGGATTTTACGGAAAAAGGAAGAAATTCCTGAGGAAATCATCGATATGGCTAAAAAAAGGCAACAGGCCAGAAAACAAAAGGACTATGTGTTGTCTGACAAATTGCGTGATCAGATAGCAGAAAAAGGATACGAAATCAAAGATACGGTTGACGGGTTTAAAATAACCAAAATAGATTAATAAATAATAATAATTTACCAGTAAATAAAAGAAAAGGGAAATAGTAGTCCTTTTCTTTTATATTTTAAAGAGGGCATTTATTGACAATGACTATGCTTTACAATATAATATAGTCTAATATTATTGGGGACCATGTGATTATTTAGTATATTTTTATTTCATATCTCCAAAATTATGAAATTATTTTAGGGTATAGATATAACCTAAAAGCATATACTTTTCTAAAGTTACTTGTGAATTTGCAGGGAGGTTATTTTCATGGCGAATGAAGTGGTTTTAACTCACGAGGGTGTTGAGGAAATTGAAAAGAAGCTTGAATATTTAAAGGCGGTTAAAAGAATGGAAGTTGCCGAACAGATAAAAGTAGCCCGTGCATTTGGCGATTTATCTGAAAATGCTGAATATGACGAGGCAAAAAATGAACAGGCACGCGTCGAGATGGAAATAGCCACTCTCGAAAAGATGCTTAAAACGGCAACTGTTATAGATGAAAAAAGCGTCAGCTTTGACGTTGTTAGCGTAGGGACGACTGTAAAAGTACTGGATATAGAAGACAAATCGGAAGAGGAGTTTTATATCGTAGGTTCGGCGGAAGTTGATGTTGCTAAAAACAAGATAAGCAACGAATCACCGGTCGGAAGAGCATTGCTTGGGCATAACGCAGGCGATGTCGTTACGGTTGAGACGCCGGGCGGAGCAATGAAATATAAGATACTAAAGATTTTTTAAGATATATTAGGATGGGCGAAGTGGAAGATAATATTAATATAAGTGAACAAACGGAAGAACAGCTAAGCGAGATTTTAAAGATAAGAAGGGACAAGCTAGCCGCACTTAAGAGCCAAGGGAAAGACCCGTTTGAAAAAGTAAAGTTTGAACGGGAAGCTATAGCAGCAGAAATTATAGACGGTTTTGAGGCTTTTGAAGGCAAAACGGTGACGATAGCGGGAAGGCTTATGTCCAAGCGTATCATGGGTAAGGCAAGTTTTGCCCATATACTTGATAAAACGGCAAAAATACAGATCTATGTCAGGAGAGATGACATAGGTGAAGAAGAATATATATACTTTAAACAGTTAGATATAGGCGATATAATAGGTGTTTCAGGCGAAGTATTTAAAACGCATGCAGGGGAAGTTTCGGTTCGGGCAGCAAAAATAGAGTTGCTTTCAAAATCTATGATGCCGCTTCCGGAAAAGTGGCATGGCCTTAAAGATTCTGACTTGCGTTACCGCCAAAGATATGTCGATTTGATAGTTAACCCTGAAGTTAAGGATGTATTTGTAGCACGGTCTAAGATAATAAAGCTTATAAGGGAATATTTAGACGAAAAAGGCTTTATGGAAGTTGAGACGCCGATTTTGCAGACACATGCAGGAGGGGCATCGGCACGGCCTTTTATAACACATCATAATACGCTTGATATAGATATGTACATGAGGATAGCGCTAGAGCTGCACTTAAAGCGGCTTATTGTTGGCGGGCTTGAAAAAGTCTATGAAATCGGGCGTGTATTCAGGAACGAAGGCATTTCGATAAAGCATAACCCCGAATTTACTTTAATGGAGCTTTACGAGGCATACACTGAT is part of the Eubacteriales bacterium genome and harbors:
- the cysS gene encoding cysteine--tRNA ligase, producing MKIYNTLTKEKEELVPNKPGEISIYACGPTVYNFFHIGNARPFIIFDTLRRYLEFCGYKVTFVQNFTDVDDKMINRAREEGVSIKELGEKYIKEYFKDAKGLNILPADVHPKATEHIGDIIKFISGLIEKGMAYEVDGDVYFRVSKFKEYGKLSGQSLDELMMGARIDVDKAKENPMDFALWKKKKQPDEIAWKSPWGEGRPGWHIECSAMSMKYLGETFDIHGGGQDLIFPHHENEIAQSEGLTGKPYVKYWMHNGYINIDNKKMSKSENNFFTVRDISKEFDLITVRFFMLSAHYRSPVNFSKDMITNAKTALLRIENCRENLEHIIKNGDDKKLDIKDVLKKYVSSFKEAMDDDLNTAEAIGQIFEMVKELNLIFAESSSAPAAKEAIETLDKLLDVLGILRKKEEIPEEIIDMAKKRQQARKQKDYVLSDKLRDQIAEKGYEIKDTVDGFKITKID
- a CDS encoding DUF2207 domain-containing protein, producing MKKLRLFTVFAVLSVFVICLFTNLTVSKAYSGYDIQSYDTSITVQSNNVLLITEEITVHFYEPSHGIYREIPTVLDFDTGEKNITYHPEISNVTVNCPVSTSSSGDYYVLQLGDPDVYADTEETYIISYTYDLGDDMIDEFDMFYFNIIGSYWDAEILSASFDITFPKAFDASYAQVYTGTSSVSGEGATITSEGMRLYGSITSPLSPGMALTVYLPLEEGYFTGERVPPNYGVISMIISIAIAGLAIMLFLIFGRDKKPVRPVEFYAPDNLTPTDVGYIIDGDVDTKDISALIIYWADKGYIRIEENLAAGMILYKLGELPPSSNAYEVELFKGLFGSKDEASLNKPREQLAVAFTKAKSLAKIRFDNKDRIFTSASLKVQSFLGFLTVIPIMATMFLSYLSSGDTPPLIFTVIACMLLVMPALTLTKNLLKYRSEKRSKFIWSFIVSSVFLLITSVLTVLISYMFIKSLLPGIVAVISTIIIMSFTSIARKRTEKGNRWYGQILGFKNFIELAEKDRLEMLVKENPEYFYHVLPYAYVMGVSDKWAKQFDAIGNVPANPGWYTGDALMFRNILLFTYINNSFARASALRAASVGGNAARGSGGFGGFGGGFSGGGFGGGGFGGGGGGRW
- a CDS encoding 2-oxoacid:acceptor oxidoreductase family protein yields the protein MIHEIICAGFGGQGVLLMGQLLAYAGMYEGKNVSWLPSYGPEMRGGTANCNVVISDEEVGCPIVAEADSVIVMNNPSMSTFEKAVKPGGHLFINSSLIDSKSSRTDITVHYIPANEIADKLGNLKAANMVMLGALVSATDVVDKKDLIDALKEKMGEKKLHLIPLNEKAMEAGAQKITK
- a CDS encoding TetR/AcrR family transcriptional regulator; the protein is MYIYDKETRIIDAARALFNEKGFYKTSIREITQRAQVAKGTFYLYFTSKENALLKIAETDVESKAVALKSLIKNFTGSAIEKFQLVYNYIFNNSAVKSIAFKDYLKALYHIDNTLYRIRIITHFKLILTKMLADIIKQGIEEGCFNVSSPSEVSEIIMDMGFNMQEKIARNMLISEQEINLIEKLTKKVSVFEDAIEKILGLKKHTLSLHSIAFMKK
- the greA gene encoding transcription elongation factor GreA, which translates into the protein MANEVVLTHEGVEEIEKKLEYLKAVKRMEVAEQIKVARAFGDLSENAEYDEAKNEQARVEMEIATLEKMLKTATVIDEKSVSFDVVSVGTTVKVLDIEDKSEEEFYIVGSAEVDVAKNKISNESPVGRALLGHNAGDVVTVETPGGAMKYKILKIF
- a CDS encoding radical SAM protein; protein product: MQSLSGLKQRFESVAVKEAVKYLEKNPIENFPKLLDWGLKLTKGTLWEDTVRTFRGYFNDQNSSYGQLIRRFLTELNPNVQKNVLCNYFINCGIKGMPLIDAKSEEIGATVPWAILMDPTTACNLKCTGCWAAEYDNKQNLSFEKMDEIITEGKSLGTYMYLFSGGEPLVRKDELIRLAEKHNDCVFVSFTNATLIDEKFVEDLKRVGNFTLAISIEGFEEDTDFRRGKGTYQKIIRAMDLLKGQGIPFGFSACYHSKNVDTVGSDEFIDFMIEKGCLYGWLFTYIPLGKDAVTELLASDEQRKDMYYNVREQRTKKPIWLMDFWNDGEYVGGCIAGGRKYFHINANGDVEPCAFIHYATCNINDISLTEALKNPLFAQYRKNQPFNSNMLRPCPLLDNPYKLCEMVHACNAYSTQPLDKENVDDLIKKTEFVSRKWAITADKLWNTSLNEKKSTK
- a CDS encoding LemA family protein gives rise to the protein MGTGTIVLIVIAAIILFIVIWAISSYNSFIRKRNSVEEAFSTMDVYLKKRFDLIPNLVQTVKGYAAHEKDTLEKIVQARNITANAKTVAERLEGENQLTSALRTLFNVVVEQYPDLKANMNFMDLQRTLSSLEGEIASSRKYYNAIVKDYNIKREVFPSSIIAGMFHFEKKPLFDIPDEQRENVKVEF
- the lysS gene encoding lysine--tRNA ligase, with protein sequence MGEVEDNINISEQTEEQLSEILKIRRDKLAALKSQGKDPFEKVKFEREAIAAEIIDGFEAFEGKTVTIAGRLMSKRIMGKASFAHILDKTAKIQIYVRRDDIGEEEYIYFKQLDIGDIIGVSGEVFKTHAGEVSVRAAKIELLSKSMMPLPEKWHGLKDSDLRYRQRYVDLIVNPEVKDVFVARSKIIKLIREYLDEKGFMEVETPILQTHAGGASARPFITHHNTLDIDMYMRIALELHLKRLIVGGLEKVYEIGRVFRNEGISIKHNPEFTLMELYEAYTDYNGMMEITEGIFSYVAEKLFGTTKITYQGNEINLTPPWTKMTMNEAVKKYTGADFYTCKTDEEAVKLAKSIGVDSKAKTMGELLNEAFEQFVEEKLIQPTFIIDYPIEVSPLAKKKKDNPKITERFELFITAREMANAFSELNDPIDQRERFSEQAKRKAAGDEEAQLLDEDFVTALSYGMPPTGGLGIGIDRMVMLLTDCYSIRDVILFPTMKPIK
- a CDS encoding ATP-dependent 6-phosphofructokinase, whose amino-acid sequence is MRKIGILTGGGDCPGLNAVIRGVVETCSRAGIEVMGLRNGWKGAIEGDAFPLTLKDVEGLQVKGGTILGSSRTNVMKIENGPEKVRESMKRLGLEGIVAIGGDDTLGVANQLTKLGMPMVGVPKTIDNDLSCTDYTFGFDTSANIVMEAIDRLRTTADSHARIMVVEIMGRHTGWIAVQGGIAGDANIILIPEFPKSIEEIEKIVLERKASGHRSTVIAVAEGFKLKGYTVEATVKDAFGNACLPEQEIGKTLAKVLEERTGIESRYVVLGHLQRGGSPSAFDRVLSLRLGAKAGELVANKQYGNMVALSSTDIVVADLDKAVTERKLVDKDLYQVAELLFR